The window CTGGCCAATGGCGTGCTGATGTATGCGCGCCATATCGACCGCCTGGAAGAACTGGGCCCGCTGGCCGCGCAGATCATCAACAAGCACGTTGCGGTGCAAGTGCTGCCGGAACACTACCCCATGGTCGGCGATTGCCTCTTGCGCGCCATCCGTGAAGTGCTGGGCGCCGAGATCGCCACCGATGCGGTCATCGACGCCTGGGCCGCCGCCTATGGCCAGCTGGCCGACATCCTCATCGGCGCCGAACGCCAGCAATACGAGGCCAAGGCCCAGGCCCCCGGCGGCTGGAGCGGCGCCCGCAACTTCATCGTCAGCCGCAAGGTGGCCGAGAGTGAAGAGATCACCTCTTTCCATTTCGTGCCGCAGGACGGCGGTGAACTGCTGGACTTCGCGCCGGGCCAGTACATCGGCCTGCGTATGGTGGTCGATGGCGAGGAACAACGTCGCCAGTATTCGCTCTCGGCGCTGCTGCGCCAGGCCGGCCAGCCGCCGCAATACCGCATCAGCGTCAAGCGCGAACCGGGCGGCAAGGTCTCGCGCCAGTTGCATGACCAAATCCATGTCGGCTCGGTGGTCGAACTGTTCCCGCCGGCCGGCGAGTTCACCCTGATGGCCAGCGACAAGCCGCTGGCGCTCATCAGCGGCGGCGTCGGCATCACGCCGATGATGTCCATGCTGGCCGCCGCCCTGCCCTCGGGCCGTCCCATCCACTTCATCCACGCGGCGCGCCATGGCGGCGTACACGCCTTCCGCCGCCAGCTGGAAGAACTGGCGGCGCGCCATCCGCAGCTGCAGCTGCGCTTCTGCTACGAGCAGCCGCGCCAAGGCGACGCTGCGCCGCATGCCACCGGGCTGATCGAGCGCTCGCTGCTGCAGCAATGGCTGCCCGGGAATCCGGATCTGGACGCCTACTTCGTCGGCCCCAAGTCCTTCATGAAGGCCATCAAGCGCCAATTGGCCGAACTGGGCGTACCGGCCGCACAGAGCCGCTACGAATTCTTCGGCCCGGCAGCGTCGCTGGACTGAGGCGCTGCAAGACCTGAAACACCAGACCCACAAGAAAGGACCAGCCATGATGAACCTGGACAAGTATCGCCGCGAACATGCCGACATCATCAGCCACGTACAGCAGCTCAAGCGCCTGAGCGCGCAAGGCATCGCCCTCCAGGCGGTCGCCATCGCGCGCGAAGTGATCGCCATGAGCTCGTTGATCAAGCTGCACCTGTCGGTGGAAGACCGCTATCTCTATCCGGCCCTGCAGAAAGCCGATCCGGCGCTGGCCGCCAAGGCCCTGCAGTACCAGCAAGAGATGGCCGACATCTCGGCGCAGTACGGCCAGTTTTCACGCCAGTGGAACGATGCCCAGCGCATCGCCGAACAACCGGAACATTTCCGCGCCGACGCCAACCGGGTCCTGAAGACCTTGTTCGAGCGCATCGGACGCGAGAACCGGGAGTTCTACCCGATGGTGGAAGCAGCCTGACTCTGAGCCTGCATGGCGGCGCCGAGTGCGGTGCCATGCAGCAAGTTGTTCCGGACAATCTGCGCGTTTTGAACGAAGACCTGCGCCGGATCAGGCAATCATTGATCTTCGACAACTTTCGGCGGCGCAGCAAATGGTAGGCTGTGCACTCCCCCTCCTCCCGCCGAAAGACGACCATGACCGAGAAACTGAGCGCCCAGCGCCACAC is drawn from Herbaspirillum seropedicae and contains these coding sequences:
- the hmpA gene encoding NO-inducible flavohemoprotein, which translates into the protein MLTDAQLAIVKSTVPLLESGGEALTTHFYKMLMRDYPQVRPLFNRAHQASGDQPRALANGVLMYARHIDRLEELGPLAAQIINKHVAVQVLPEHYPMVGDCLLRAIREVLGAEIATDAVIDAWAAAYGQLADILIGAERQQYEAKAQAPGGWSGARNFIVSRKVAESEEITSFHFVPQDGGELLDFAPGQYIGLRMVVDGEEQRRQYSLSALLRQAGQPPQYRISVKREPGGKVSRQLHDQIHVGSVVELFPPAGEFTLMASDKPLALISGGVGITPMMSMLAAALPSGRPIHFIHAARHGGVHAFRRQLEELAARHPQLQLRFCYEQPRQGDAAPHATGLIERSLLQQWLPGNPDLDAYFVGPKSFMKAIKRQLAELGVPAAQSRYEFFGPAASLD
- a CDS encoding hemerythrin domain-containing protein encodes the protein MMNLDKYRREHADIISHVQQLKRLSAQGIALQAVAIAREVIAMSSLIKLHLSVEDRYLYPALQKADPALAAKALQYQQEMADISAQYGQFSRQWNDAQRIAEQPEHFRADANRVLKTLFERIGRENREFYPMVEAA